From one Xiphophorus hellerii strain 12219 chromosome 18, Xiphophorus_hellerii-4.1, whole genome shotgun sequence genomic stretch:
- the LOC116707891 gene encoding arf-GAP with coiled-coil, ANK repeat and PH domain-containing protein 2 isoform X1 codes for MESLLDFEECIKDSPEFRLTLDQFEADVSLLETHLDKVMKLCGKMVEAGQAYNAANQLFLSGLAELLLYQKKESVMMSCLNQFQQGLQEMLSFHTMLLDQMQRAIIQQLSSLCSQFQPQLADTRKEFVRIGEDLETAAAKNAQVSRHKAADAERASHLLLATRKCYQHFALDYCLQLNTFKTQQNIDVLNSVFSFVHAQFTFFHQGFDLLRDLEPSMKTMGAQLSQLSATCAAKRKELENQHLLVQQRDASGELMVSSCPDSGDIIQGYLFKRSRRKSKTWKRCWFSIRDNQLIYRKSHKDDAAVLFEDLRLCAVKPAEHLDRRFCFELLSVQKCCALQADSEPLQQAWLAALQGSIDLAYRERGDARLILPSAGDPAPLPATPPQRPAALAVALGGPGNQRCCDCGEPEPRWAAVNLGATVCIECSGIHRSLGVHLSKVRSLTLDSWEAEQLKLLCVLGNDVVNTIYEARCSEDGWVKPRPDSLRSEREAWIRDKYVEKRFVQRRPSGGSDNGSENISASLMYPCDSAASPQKGAGLRLYQASVAGDLVSMAMALAEGAEVNGGVAEEEGRTALIGAAVGESLLACEFLLQNGANINRRDLRGRGALHAAATAGHTGQVCLLLKRGANQYAVDENGQDPLAIAMETANADIVTLLRMARMNEEMRDSEGVFSTTGDDETFQDIFRDFSDMASNDPERLSRRHFGRGGEEEEEDEGGGHKSSRC; via the exons ATGGAATCCCTTTTAGACTTTGAGGAATGCATCAAGGACTCACCTGAGTTCAG gCTAACTCTGGATCAGTTTGAGGCAGATGTTTCCCTGCTGGAGACTCATCTGGATAAG GTGATGAAGCTGTGCGGGAAGATGGTGGAGGCGGGACAAGCGTACAACGCAGCCAATCAGCTCTTCCTGAGCGGCTTGGCTGAGCTCCTGTTGTATCAGAAGAAGGAGTCGGTGATGATG AGCTGCCTGAACCAGTTCCAGCAGGGTCTGCAGGAGATGCTGAGCTTCCACACC ATGCTGCTGGACCAGATGCAGAGAGCCATCATCCAGCAGCTCTCCAGCCTCTGCTCACA GTTCCAGCCGCAGCTAGCCGACACCAGGAAGGAGTTCGTTCGGATCGGAGAGGATCTGGAGACGGCGGCGGCGAAGAACGCCCAGGTGTCTCGCCACAAGGCGGCCGATGCAGAGCGGGCGAGCCACCTGCTGCTCGCCACCCGGAAGTGCTACCAACACTTTGCCCTGGATTACTGCCTACAG CTCAACACCTTTAAAACCCAACAGAACATCGACGTCTTGAACTCT GTGTTCTCCTTCGTCCACGCCCAGTTCACCTTCTTTCACCAAGGCTTCGACCTGCTCAGAGACCTGGAGCCCAGCATGAAGACCATGGGAGCTCAG CTGTCTCAGCTTTCTGCCACCTGCGCTGCCAAGAGGAAGGAGCTGGAGAACCAACACCTGCTGGTGCAGCAGCGG GACGCTTCGGGCGAGCTGATGGTCAGCTCATGTCCCGACAGCGGCGACATCATCCAGGGTTACTTGTTCAAACGGTCCAGGAGGAAATCCAAGACCTGGAAGAG GTGCTGGTTCTCCATCAGAGACAATCAGCTGATCTACAGGAAGTCCCACAAG GATGATGCTGCCGTCCTGTTTGAGGATCTTCGGCTGTGCGCCGTGAAGCCGGCGGAGCATCTGGACCGCCGCTTCTGCTTCGAGCTGCTGTCCGTCCAGAA gtgCTGTGCCCTGCAGGCCGATTCGGAGCCGCTGCAGCAGGCATGGCTCGCGGCGCTGCAGGGCAGCATCGACCTGGCGTACCGGGAGCGTGGCGACGCCCGCCTCATCCTACCGAGCGCCGGAGACCCCGCCCCTCTGCCGGCCACGCCCCCCCAGAGGCCGGCGGCTCTGGCTGTGGCCCTCGGGGGCCCCGGGAACCAGCGGTGCTGCGACTGCGGCGAGCCGGAGCCGCGCTGGGCCGCCGTCAACCTGGGAGCCACCGTGTGCATCGAGTGCTCCGGGATCCACAG GAGCCTGGGCGTCCACCTGTCCAAGGTGCGGTCCCTGACCCTGGACTCCTGGGAGGCGGAGCAGCTGAAG CTCCTGTGCGTTCTGGGAAACGACGTGGTGAACACCATCTATGAGGCCAGGTGTTCTGAGGACGGCTGGGTCAAGCCCCGACCCGACAGCCTCAG GTCCGAGCGGGAGGCGTGGATCCGGGACAAATACGTGGAGAAGAGGTTCGTCCAGCGCCGCCCTTCAGGCGGATCCG ATAATGGAAGTGAAAACATCAGCGCATCGCTAATGTATCCCTGTGATTCTGCTGCATCGCCTCAAAAAGGGGCGGGGCTCCGACTCTACCAGGCCTCCGTGGCCGGAGACTTGGTTTCCATGGCGATGGCTCTGGCAGAAGGGGCAGAGGTCAACGGCGGCGTCGCCGAGGAGGAGGGGCGGACGGCGCTGATCGGAGCAGCGGTCGGA GAGTCGCTGCTGGCCTGCGAGTTCCTGCTGCAGAACGGAGCCAACATCAACCGCCGAGACCTGAGGGGGCGCGGCGCGCTGCACGCTGCTGCCACCGCTGGACACACGGG TCAGGTGTGTCTGCTGCTGAAGAGAGGAGCCAATCAGTATGCTGTGGACGAGAATGGGCAGGACCCGCTGGCTATCGCCATGGAAACCGCCAATGCTGACATCGTCACTCT GCTGCGAATGGCCCGGATGAACGAGGAGATGAGAGATTCAGAGGGAGTCTTCAGCACCACAG GTGACGACGAGACGTTCCAGGACATCTTCAGGGATTTCAGCGACATGGCGTCCAACGACCCGGAGAGGCTCAGCAGGAGGCATTTCGGCCGAGGAGgcgaggaagaagaggaggatgaaggagGGGGACATAAGAGCAGCCGCTGCTGA
- the LOC116707891 gene encoding arf-GAP with coiled-coil, ANK repeat and PH domain-containing protein 3 isoform X3: MESLLDFEECIKDSPEFRLTLDQFEADVSLLETHLDKVMKLCGKMVEAGQAYNAANQLFLSGLAELLLYQKKESVMMSCLNQFQQGLQEMLSFHTMLLDQMQRAIIQQLSSLCSQFQPQLADTRKEFVRIGEDLETAAAKNAQVSRHKAADAERASHLLLATRKCYQHFALDYCLQLNTFKTQQNIDVLNSVFSFVHAQFTFFHQGFDLLRDLEPSMKTMGAQLSQLSATCAAKRKELENQHLLVQQRDASGELMVSSCPDSGDIIQGYLFKRSRRKSKTWKRCWFSIRDNQLIYRKSHKDDAAVLFEDLRLCAVKPAEHLDRRFCFELLSVQKCCALQADSEPLQQAWLAALQGSIDLAYRERGDARLILPSAGDPAPLPATPPQRPAALAVALGGPGNQRCCDCGEPEPRWAAVNLGATVCIECSGIHRSLGVHLSKVRSLTLDSWEAEQLKLLCVLGNDVVNTIYEARCSEDGWVKPRPDSLRSEREAWIRDKYVEKRFVQRRPSGGSDNGSENISASLMYPCDSAASPQKGAGLRLYQASVAGDLVSMAMALAEGAEVNGGVAEEEGRTALIGAAVGESLLACEFLLQNGANINRRDLRGRGALHAAATAGHTG, encoded by the exons ATGGAATCCCTTTTAGACTTTGAGGAATGCATCAAGGACTCACCTGAGTTCAG gCTAACTCTGGATCAGTTTGAGGCAGATGTTTCCCTGCTGGAGACTCATCTGGATAAG GTGATGAAGCTGTGCGGGAAGATGGTGGAGGCGGGACAAGCGTACAACGCAGCCAATCAGCTCTTCCTGAGCGGCTTGGCTGAGCTCCTGTTGTATCAGAAGAAGGAGTCGGTGATGATG AGCTGCCTGAACCAGTTCCAGCAGGGTCTGCAGGAGATGCTGAGCTTCCACACC ATGCTGCTGGACCAGATGCAGAGAGCCATCATCCAGCAGCTCTCCAGCCTCTGCTCACA GTTCCAGCCGCAGCTAGCCGACACCAGGAAGGAGTTCGTTCGGATCGGAGAGGATCTGGAGACGGCGGCGGCGAAGAACGCCCAGGTGTCTCGCCACAAGGCGGCCGATGCAGAGCGGGCGAGCCACCTGCTGCTCGCCACCCGGAAGTGCTACCAACACTTTGCCCTGGATTACTGCCTACAG CTCAACACCTTTAAAACCCAACAGAACATCGACGTCTTGAACTCT GTGTTCTCCTTCGTCCACGCCCAGTTCACCTTCTTTCACCAAGGCTTCGACCTGCTCAGAGACCTGGAGCCCAGCATGAAGACCATGGGAGCTCAG CTGTCTCAGCTTTCTGCCACCTGCGCTGCCAAGAGGAAGGAGCTGGAGAACCAACACCTGCTGGTGCAGCAGCGG GACGCTTCGGGCGAGCTGATGGTCAGCTCATGTCCCGACAGCGGCGACATCATCCAGGGTTACTTGTTCAAACGGTCCAGGAGGAAATCCAAGACCTGGAAGAG GTGCTGGTTCTCCATCAGAGACAATCAGCTGATCTACAGGAAGTCCCACAAG GATGATGCTGCCGTCCTGTTTGAGGATCTTCGGCTGTGCGCCGTGAAGCCGGCGGAGCATCTGGACCGCCGCTTCTGCTTCGAGCTGCTGTCCGTCCAGAA gtgCTGTGCCCTGCAGGCCGATTCGGAGCCGCTGCAGCAGGCATGGCTCGCGGCGCTGCAGGGCAGCATCGACCTGGCGTACCGGGAGCGTGGCGACGCCCGCCTCATCCTACCGAGCGCCGGAGACCCCGCCCCTCTGCCGGCCACGCCCCCCCAGAGGCCGGCGGCTCTGGCTGTGGCCCTCGGGGGCCCCGGGAACCAGCGGTGCTGCGACTGCGGCGAGCCGGAGCCGCGCTGGGCCGCCGTCAACCTGGGAGCCACCGTGTGCATCGAGTGCTCCGGGATCCACAG GAGCCTGGGCGTCCACCTGTCCAAGGTGCGGTCCCTGACCCTGGACTCCTGGGAGGCGGAGCAGCTGAAG CTCCTGTGCGTTCTGGGAAACGACGTGGTGAACACCATCTATGAGGCCAGGTGTTCTGAGGACGGCTGGGTCAAGCCCCGACCCGACAGCCTCAG GTCCGAGCGGGAGGCGTGGATCCGGGACAAATACGTGGAGAAGAGGTTCGTCCAGCGCCGCCCTTCAGGCGGATCCG ATAATGGAAGTGAAAACATCAGCGCATCGCTAATGTATCCCTGTGATTCTGCTGCATCGCCTCAAAAAGGGGCGGGGCTCCGACTCTACCAGGCCTCCGTGGCCGGAGACTTGGTTTCCATGGCGATGGCTCTGGCAGAAGGGGCAGAGGTCAACGGCGGCGTCGCCGAGGAGGAGGGGCGGACGGCGCTGATCGGAGCAGCGGTCGGA GAGTCGCTGCTGGCCTGCGAGTTCCTGCTGCAGAACGGAGCCAACATCAACCGCCGAGACCTGAGGGGGCGCGGCGCGCTGCACGCTGCTGCCACCGCTGGACACACGGGGTAA
- the LOC116707891 gene encoding arf-GAP with coiled-coil, ANK repeat and PH domain-containing protein 3 isoform X2 has product MESLLDFEECIKDSPEFRLTLDQFEADVSLLETHLDKVMKLCGKMVEAGQAYNAANQLFLSGLAELLLYQKKESVMMSCLNQFQQGLQEMLSFHTMLLDQMQRAIIQQLSSLCSQFQPQLADTRKEFVRIGEDLETAAAKNAQVSRHKAADAERASHLLLATRKCYQHFALDYCLQLNTFKTQQNIDVLNSVFSFVHAQFTFFHQGFDLLRDLEPSMKTMGAQLSQLSATCAAKRKELENQHLLVQQRDASGELMVSSCPDSGDIIQGYLFKRSRRKSKTWKRCWFSIRDNQLIYRKSHKDDAAVLFEDLRLCAVKPAEHLDRRFCFELLSVQKCCALQADSEPLQQAWLAALQGSIDLAYRERGDARLILPSAGDPAPLPATPPQRPAALAVALGGPGNQRCCDCGEPEPRWAAVNLGATVCIECSGIHRSLGVHLSKVRSLTLDSWEAEQLKLLCVLGNDVVNTIYEARCSEDGWVKPRPDSLRSEREAWIRDKYVEKRFVQRRPSGGSGAGLRLYQASVAGDLVSMAMALAEGAEVNGGVAEEEGRTALIGAAVGESLLACEFLLQNGANINRRDLRGRGALHAAATAGHTGQVCLLLKRGANQYAVDENGQDPLAIAMETANADIVTLLRMARMNEEMRDSEGVFSTTGDDETFQDIFRDFSDMASNDPERLSRRHFGRGGEEEEEDEGGGHKSSRC; this is encoded by the exons ATGGAATCCCTTTTAGACTTTGAGGAATGCATCAAGGACTCACCTGAGTTCAG gCTAACTCTGGATCAGTTTGAGGCAGATGTTTCCCTGCTGGAGACTCATCTGGATAAG GTGATGAAGCTGTGCGGGAAGATGGTGGAGGCGGGACAAGCGTACAACGCAGCCAATCAGCTCTTCCTGAGCGGCTTGGCTGAGCTCCTGTTGTATCAGAAGAAGGAGTCGGTGATGATG AGCTGCCTGAACCAGTTCCAGCAGGGTCTGCAGGAGATGCTGAGCTTCCACACC ATGCTGCTGGACCAGATGCAGAGAGCCATCATCCAGCAGCTCTCCAGCCTCTGCTCACA GTTCCAGCCGCAGCTAGCCGACACCAGGAAGGAGTTCGTTCGGATCGGAGAGGATCTGGAGACGGCGGCGGCGAAGAACGCCCAGGTGTCTCGCCACAAGGCGGCCGATGCAGAGCGGGCGAGCCACCTGCTGCTCGCCACCCGGAAGTGCTACCAACACTTTGCCCTGGATTACTGCCTACAG CTCAACACCTTTAAAACCCAACAGAACATCGACGTCTTGAACTCT GTGTTCTCCTTCGTCCACGCCCAGTTCACCTTCTTTCACCAAGGCTTCGACCTGCTCAGAGACCTGGAGCCCAGCATGAAGACCATGGGAGCTCAG CTGTCTCAGCTTTCTGCCACCTGCGCTGCCAAGAGGAAGGAGCTGGAGAACCAACACCTGCTGGTGCAGCAGCGG GACGCTTCGGGCGAGCTGATGGTCAGCTCATGTCCCGACAGCGGCGACATCATCCAGGGTTACTTGTTCAAACGGTCCAGGAGGAAATCCAAGACCTGGAAGAG GTGCTGGTTCTCCATCAGAGACAATCAGCTGATCTACAGGAAGTCCCACAAG GATGATGCTGCCGTCCTGTTTGAGGATCTTCGGCTGTGCGCCGTGAAGCCGGCGGAGCATCTGGACCGCCGCTTCTGCTTCGAGCTGCTGTCCGTCCAGAA gtgCTGTGCCCTGCAGGCCGATTCGGAGCCGCTGCAGCAGGCATGGCTCGCGGCGCTGCAGGGCAGCATCGACCTGGCGTACCGGGAGCGTGGCGACGCCCGCCTCATCCTACCGAGCGCCGGAGACCCCGCCCCTCTGCCGGCCACGCCCCCCCAGAGGCCGGCGGCTCTGGCTGTGGCCCTCGGGGGCCCCGGGAACCAGCGGTGCTGCGACTGCGGCGAGCCGGAGCCGCGCTGGGCCGCCGTCAACCTGGGAGCCACCGTGTGCATCGAGTGCTCCGGGATCCACAG GAGCCTGGGCGTCCACCTGTCCAAGGTGCGGTCCCTGACCCTGGACTCCTGGGAGGCGGAGCAGCTGAAG CTCCTGTGCGTTCTGGGAAACGACGTGGTGAACACCATCTATGAGGCCAGGTGTTCTGAGGACGGCTGGGTCAAGCCCCGACCCGACAGCCTCAG GTCCGAGCGGGAGGCGTGGATCCGGGACAAATACGTGGAGAAGAGGTTCGTCCAGCGCCGCCCTTCAGGCGGATCCG GGGCGGGGCTCCGACTCTACCAGGCCTCCGTGGCCGGAGACTTGGTTTCCATGGCGATGGCTCTGGCAGAAGGGGCAGAGGTCAACGGCGGCGTCGCCGAGGAGGAGGGGCGGACGGCGCTGATCGGAGCAGCGGTCGGA GAGTCGCTGCTGGCCTGCGAGTTCCTGCTGCAGAACGGAGCCAACATCAACCGCCGAGACCTGAGGGGGCGCGGCGCGCTGCACGCTGCTGCCACCGCTGGACACACGGG TCAGGTGTGTCTGCTGCTGAAGAGAGGAGCCAATCAGTATGCTGTGGACGAGAATGGGCAGGACCCGCTGGCTATCGCCATGGAAACCGCCAATGCTGACATCGTCACTCT GCTGCGAATGGCCCGGATGAACGAGGAGATGAGAGATTCAGAGGGAGTCTTCAGCACCACAG GTGACGACGAGACGTTCCAGGACATCTTCAGGGATTTCAGCGACATGGCGTCCAACGACCCGGAGAGGCTCAGCAGGAGGCATTTCGGCCGAGGAGgcgaggaagaagaggaggatgaaggagGGGGACATAAGAGCAGCCGCTGCTGA